A genomic stretch from uncultured Pseudodesulfovibrio sp. includes:
- a CDS encoding MFS transporter, translated as MMKLLCFGGQVNPVTKKMVLLASMYLCQAIPLGYVFGCLPVILREGRMSLEGIGGLFALHLPWAFKFVYASWVDRTYFPALGRRRSWIFPMQWIGAALLLVASQTPPETEFGAMYAVLMALNIVMATNDIAVDGYATDLLEPHERGWGNTIQAGARYVGMILGGGLMLFLHSSLGWDVLCITLSAIVFLLSLPVFLHREVASAFKEDVRREQGNEGVLAFLRQREILWLLPVLIAPTAFIFCGFQMRTPLLVDLGLDAKAIGGLLMHYAYPAGLAGTVLSGWLLHRVGRSMFMRLFCLIALVLAVYTVFCARGNSIALWEAAVVLSLDNILLGGIQVWGFTLMMDASAGQNSGTRFAVLSSFYLLIPLALAPILGRLGDIHGLASLYTVLSCLMVLGFVVAESVLRLSQDGLQRNIVKAHLQPAFEEVGNDK; from the coding sequence ATGATGAAGTTGTTATGTTTTGGTGGTCAGGTGAATCCGGTTACGAAAAAAATGGTATTGTTAGCCTCCATGTATTTATGCCAAGCCATTCCTTTGGGCTACGTGTTTGGTTGTCTGCCCGTGATTCTGCGCGAAGGCCGTATGTCCCTTGAGGGGATCGGTGGATTGTTTGCTTTGCACCTGCCGTGGGCATTCAAATTCGTTTACGCGTCATGGGTGGATCGGACATATTTCCCTGCGCTTGGCCGCCGTCGTTCATGGATATTCCCCATGCAGTGGATAGGTGCAGCCCTTTTGCTTGTTGCGTCCCAAACACCGCCTGAAACTGAATTTGGGGCGATGTATGCTGTCTTGATGGCGTTGAACATCGTCATGGCTACCAATGATATAGCCGTGGACGGCTATGCGACGGATCTCCTTGAACCGCACGAAAGGGGCTGGGGGAATACCATACAAGCCGGAGCTCGGTATGTAGGTATGATCCTCGGCGGTGGTTTGATGCTGTTTCTGCACTCGTCTCTTGGCTGGGATGTTCTCTGCATCACTCTTTCCGCAATAGTCTTTCTGCTCAGTCTTCCCGTTTTTCTGCATAGGGAGGTGGCTTCGGCATTCAAGGAGGATGTCCGCAGAGAGCAGGGGAATGAAGGGGTTCTGGCCTTTTTGCGTCAGAGGGAAATACTATGGCTGCTGCCGGTGCTTATTGCGCCTACGGCCTTTATCTTTTGTGGATTCCAGATGCGCACTCCGCTGCTCGTGGATCTGGGACTGGACGCCAAAGCCATCGGAGGGCTGCTGATGCATTACGCCTATCCGGCTGGGCTAGCAGGGACCGTGTTGAGTGGATGGTTGCTGCACAGGGTCGGGCGTTCCATGTTCATGCGTCTATTCTGCCTGATTGCCCTTGTGCTCGCTGTCTACACGGTCTTTTGTGCTCGGGGTAACAGCATTGCTCTTTGGGAAGCAGCCGTGGTTCTGTCCTTGGACAACATACTCCTGGGCGGCATTCAGGTATGGGGTTTCACTCTCATGATGGATGCCAGTGCTGGCCAGAATTCGGGGACTCGTTTTGCCGTATTGAGCAGCTTCTACTTACTCATTCCATTGGCCTTGGCTCCAATTCTCGGCAGGCTGGGGGACATTCACGGTCTGGCGAGTCTTTACACTGTTCTATCCTGCCTCATGGTGTTGGGATTTGTTGTCGCCGAGTCGGTCCTGCGGCTTTCTCAGGATGGTCTGCAGCGAAATATTGTCAAGGCTCACCTCCAACCTGCTTTCGAGGAGGTGGGTAATGACAAATAA